Proteins co-encoded in one Stigmatopora nigra isolate UIUO_SnigA unplaced genomic scaffold, RoL_Snig_1.1 HiC_scaffold_26, whole genome shotgun sequence genomic window:
- the stxbp6l gene encoding syntaxin binding protein 6 (amisyn), like, which translates to MTIQSTINKEVFIPCNERLLVAVEVRRRIKKRMSFLSSRSKGNYSTFICVSVTNTRPEQLLISKVKHFSGSLTFIRTSQWVVEQLQQVNGINPSKDSPEFDLVFINTVDQWVANSAAEKCILIHILHSACQNYWRRRTGSLNKVNRKSSLKVGAVNPSHFSPRSSSGRTETRCKNIMTPRPPEFVNCAVKLTRDSSNMTLFIYRCKALLKNMKNKMGASERRPNNRATQLKMLLEERGDKQTKAEDKTVMLVHTTKQLADIAHKVGLIHAK; encoded by the exons ATGACTATTCAGTCTACCATCAACAAAGAAGTCTTCATCCCCTGTAATGAACGGTTGCTGGTGGCTGTTGAAGTACGCAGAAGAATAAAGAAAAGGATGTCATTCCTTTCTTCTAGATCCAAAGGAAACTATTcaacatttatttgtgtttcag TGACCAACACGAGGCCAGAGCAGCTTCTCATTTCAAAAGTCAAGCATTTCAGTGGCTCCTTGACCTTTATAAGGACGTCACAGTGGGTGGTGGAGCAGCTACAGCAGGTCAATGGCATTAATCCCAGCAAG GACAGCCCCGAATTTGACTTGGTTTTTATAAATACTGTGGATCAGTGGGTGGCCAACTCTGCAGCAGAAAAGTGCATCCTTATCCACATTCTACATAGTGCCTGCCAAAACTACTGGAGGAGGAGAACAGGAAGTCTGAACAAGGTGAACCGCAAGAGTTCACTCAAGGTTGGGGCAGTCAATCCAAGTCATTTTTCACCAAGATCTTCATCGGGAAGGACGGAGACACGATGTAAAAACATAATGACACCCAGACCACCAGAGTTTGTGAATTGCGCTGTCAAACTCACAAGAG atTCATCCAACATGACTTTGTTCATCTATCGGTGCAAAGCTCTCTTGAAGAATATGAAGAATAAGATGGGTGCAAGCGAGAGGAGGCCAAATAATAGAG CCACTCAGCTAAAAATGCTTTTGGAAGAACGTGGGGATAAACAGACTAAAGCTGAAGACAAGACTGTTATGCTGGTCCACACAACCAAGCAGCTTGCTGACATTGCACATAAG GTTGGCTTGATACATGCAAAATAG